One stretch of Solenopsis invicta isolate M01_SB chromosome 16, UNIL_Sinv_3.0, whole genome shotgun sequence DNA includes these proteins:
- the LOC105204886 gene encoding leucine-rich repeat-containing protein 24, translated as MCSIVRVWRRRRAALLSTMLLLLSWGTNAAEGCPSMCACKWKGGKEWVECANRGLKGLPQGAREETQVLDLSGNHLVNLPPECFRALGLINLQRLYLSKSQISRIASEAFVGLVGLVDLDLSENKIDEVPTDTFASYPSLMKLLLNGNPIREIRQGAFLRLAHLTNLEISKCAIEVIEQNAFEGLQSLEWLQLDGNRLTHVPDHTLPLGGNLRGLTLHNNPWQCDCRLRVMQAWLKESAPAAPQTSEPVCDSPARLRGKQIKSLKVNELACLPRIDLQDHLEIYEDENITLKCDVHAVPTAKVTWWFNGEPCELQHENNSVVSSISTFPRCVYRQRGGTNMSSTLFLYSVESLDEGTYSCIAENSAGSAVANLSLRVLFREKPTVEPPSDNPASGYVAAIVAGALVGTLLALGCLIGSVIYCARKRRRDRKRNSKALVTQSKSVLPITKDTTSSACRKGNGSLIGNLEHQQMVSYTEREINRAATLEHREHTRNNLLDRDAYPVASPVAKYLTEPDLINEVPENTEVGYGQLYGRHHQRVGGVDRQILEYDSGYPLQPDLRPPPVLPQLSYLDQDGYPLNFGLPKITFSTASTLPRLRTRLSEPGSAAAPAARYSREAEFLARSPGYDPILSRTDARYTAEGYPYPMHQHHNQHQHQHQHQHQHQQQQQQQQQQSQPQTIQPPLPIQPVEQPIQQQLPIQSPVSPVAVFPDVPFIPSPPAAYRGETTPLSPRSLLGKTAREAAAAAAARAEELQPPNHPESPDEGYVGDAMDV; from the exons ATGTGCTCTATCGTACGAGTCTGGCGGCGGCGGAGGGCTGCCCTCCTTAGCACGATGTTGCTGCTATTATCTTGGGGAACAAACGCGGCGGAGGGTTGCCCGAGCATGTGCGCGTGCAAGTGGAAGGGCGGGAAGGAATGGGTCGAGTGCGCAAATCGCGGTCTCAAGGGATTACCGCAGGGTGCTCGAGAGGAGACGCAGGTGCTCGACCTGTCAGGCAATCATCTGGTCAACCTACCACCGGAATGCTTCCGCGCCCTTGGTTTGATCAACCTTCAGCGGCTCTATCTGAGCAAATCTCAAATCAGTCGCATTGCCTCCGAAGCGTTCGTCGGACTGGTCGGCCTAGTGGACCTCGATCTATCCGAGAACAAAATCGATGAGGTGCCCACGGACACGTTCGCCTCCTATCCAAGTCTGATGAAGCTTCTGTTGAATGGGAATCCAATTAGGGAGATTCGCCAAGGCGCGTTTCTTCGTCTGGCGCATCTGACTAATTTAGAGATCAGCAAGTGCGCGATAGAGGTTATCGAGCAGAACGCTTTCGAGGGCCTCCAGTCGCTCGAGTGGCTTCAGCTGGACGGCAATCGACTCACTCACGTGCCAGATCACACTTTGCCACTGGGTGGAAATCTCAGGGGATTGACTCTCCACAACAATCCGTGGCAGTGCGACTGTAGGTTGAGAGTAATGCAGGCTTGGCTAAAGGAATCGGCTCCCGCAGCGCCGCAGACGTCCGAACCCGTCTGCGATTCCCCGGCGAGATTGCGCGGCAAGCAAATCAAGAGTCTCAAGGTCAACGAATTAGCCTGCCTCCCGCGTATCGATCTTCAAGATCATTTGGAAATCTACGAGGACGAGAATATCACTTTGAAATGCGACGTTCACGCGGTTCCGACCGCCAAGGTCACTTGGTGGTTCAATGGAGAACCGTGCGAGCTGCAGCACGAAAACAATTCCGTAGTCAGCAGTATTTCTACGTTTCCAAG ATGTGTCTATCGACAACGAGGCGGGACCAACATGAGCAGCACGCTATTCCTCTACTCGGTGGAGTCACTCGACGAAGGCACGTACAGCTGTATCGCGGAGAACAGCGCGGGTTCGGCGGTGGCAAATCTCTCTCTCCGCGTACTCTTTCGCGAGAAACCCACCGTGGAGCCACCCTCCGACAATCCTGCCTCTGGTTACGTGGCCGCGATTGTCGCGGGAGCGTTGGTAGGCACTCTTCTGGCACTGGGCTGTTTGATAGGTAGCGTGATATACTGCGCGAGAAAGCGACGTCGCGACCGAAAGCGCAATTCGAAGGCGTTGGTGACGCAGAGCAAGTCGGTGCTGCCAATCACGAAGGACACCACCAGCAGCGCCTGCCGAAAAGGTAACGGTAGCTTGATCGGCAATCTCGAACATCAGCAAATGGTCTCGTATACCGAACGCGAGATCAACCGTGCGGCCACTTTGGAACACCGTGAACACACCAGGAACAATCTCCTGGATCGGGACGCGTATCCAGTGGCGAGTCCGGTAGCCAAGTACCTGACCGAACCCGATCTGATTAACGAAGTGCCCGAGAACACCGAGGTGGGTTACGGTCAACTGTATGGGCGGCATCATCAGCGCGTCGGCGGCGTCGATCGACAGATTCTAGAATACGACTCGGGTTATCCGCTGCAGCCTGATTTACGACCGCCGCCAGTTCTGCCCCAGTTGAGTTACCTGGATCAGGATGGCTACCCGCTCAATTTTGGCTTGCCCAAAATCACCTTTAGCACCGCCAGTACTCTGCCCAGGCTCCGGACACGTTTGTCGGAGCCAGGCTCAGCAGCCGCGCCAGCGGCCAGATATTCGCGCGAGGCCGAATTCCTCGCAAGATCACCGGGATACGATCCCATTTTATCGCGAACCGACGCCAGGTACACCGCTGAGGGTTATCCCTACCCGATGCATCAGCATCATAATCAACACCAGCATCAGCATCAGCATCAGCATCAACAtcaacagcaacaacagcagcagcagcaacagtcGCAACCGCAAACGATACAACCACCACTACCAATTCAACCGGTCGAGCAACCGATTCAGCAGCAGCTGCCCATTCAATCGCCAGTCTCGCCGGTCGCCGTTTTCCCAGATGTACCCTTTATACCGTCACCCCCAGCGGCTTACAGAGGTGAAACCACTCCGCTGTCGCCACGATCCCTGCTCGGCAAAACCGCTCGCGAGGCCGCAGCCGCGGCTGCTGCGAGAGCGGAGGAACTCCAACCACCGAATCATCCGGAAAGCCCCGACGAAGGCTACGTGGGAGACGCAATGGATGTCTGA